In a single window of the Mus musculus strain C57BL/6J chromosome 6, GRCm38.p6 C57BL/6J genome:
- the Mest gene encoding mesoderm-specific transcript protein isoform 1 precursor (isoform 1 precursor is encoded by transcript variant 3): MREWWVQVGLLAVPLLAAYLHIPPPQLSPALHSWKTSGKFFTYKGLRIFYQDSVGVVGSPEIVVLLHGFPTSSYDWYKIWEGLTLRFHRVIALDFLGFGFSDKPRPHQYSIFEQASIVESLLRHLGLQNRRINLLSHDYGDIVAQELLYRYKQNRSGRLTIKSLCLSNGGIFPETHRPLLLQKLLKDGGVLSPILTRLMNFFVFSRGLTPVFGPYTRPTESELWDMWAVIRNNDGNLVIDSLLQYINQRKKFRRRWVGALASVSIPIHFIYGPLDPINPYPEFLELYRKTLPRSTVSILDDHISHYPQLEDPMGFLNAYMGFINSF; the protein is encoded by the exons ATGAGAGAGTGGTGGGTCCAAGTAGGGCTCCTGGCTGTGCCCTTGCTGGCTGCGTACCTGCACATCCCGCCCCCTCAGCTCTCCCCTGCTCTGCACTCATGGAAGACTTCTGGCAAGTTTTTCACCTACAAAGGCCTACGCATCTTCTACCAAG ATTCTGTCGGTGTGGTCGGAAGCCCTGAGATAGTTGTGCTTTTACATGGCTTTCCAACATCCAGCTATGACTGGTACAAG ATCTGGGAAGGGCTGACCCTGAGGTTCCATCGAGTGATCGCCCTTGATTTCTTAGGCTTTGGCTTCAGTGACAAGCCG AGACCACATCAGTACTCCATATTTGAGCAGGCCAGCATCGTAGAGTCCCTTCTGCGGCACCTGGGGCTCCAGAACCGCAGAATCAACCTGCTGTCTCACGATTATGGAGATATCGTTGCTCAGGAACTGCTGTACAG GTACAAGCAGAATCGATCTGGCCGGCTCACCATAAAGAGTCTCTGTCTGTCGAATGGAG GTATCTTTCCTGAGACGCATCGTCCTCTCCTTCTCCAAAAG CTCCTCAAAGACGGAGGTGTGCTTTCCCCCATCCTCACCAGGCTCATGAATTTCTTCGTGTTCTCTCGAGG TCTCACTCCAGTCTTTGGACCGTATACTCGACCCACTGAGAGTGAGCTGTGGGACATGTGGGCTGTGATTCGCAACAATGACGGCAACCTGGTCATCGACAG TCTTTTACAGTACATTAATCAAAGGAAGAAATTCAGAAGACGCTGGGTGGGAGCGCTTGCTTCTGTGTCCATCCCCA tTCATTTTATCTATGGGCCATTGGATCCTATAAATCCGTATCCAGAGTTTTTGGAGCTGTACAG GAAAACGCTGCCGCGGTCCACAGTGTCGATTCTGGATGACCACATTAGCCACTACCCACAGCTAGAGGATCCCATGGGCTTCTTGAATGCATATATGGGCTTCATCAACTCCTTCTGA
- the Mest gene encoding mesoderm-specific transcript protein isoform X1 codes for MYVLEPRSSSLLKAMQMREWWVQVGLLAVPLLAAYLHIPPPQLSPALHSWKTSGKFFTYKGLRIFYQDSVGVVGSPEIVVLLHGFPTSSYDWYKIWEGLTLRFHRVIALDFLGFGFSDKPRPHQYSIFEQASIVESLLRHLGLQNRRINLLSHDYGDIVAQELLYRYKQNRSGRLTIKSLCLSNGGIFPETHRPLLLQKLLKDGGVLSPILTRLMNFFVFSRGLTPVFGPYTRPTESELWDMWAVIRNNDGNLVIDSLLQYINQRKKFRRRWVGALASVSIPIHFIYGPLDPINPYPEFLELYSVVCL; via the exons ATGTATGTGTTAGAACCCAGGAGCAGCTCTCTGCTTAAGGCCATGCA GATGAGAGAGTGGTGGGTCCAAGTAGGGCTCCTGGCTGTGCCCTTGCTGGCTGCGTACCTGCACATCCCGCCCCCTCAGCTCTCCCCTGCTCTGCACTCATGGAAGACTTCTGGCAAGTTTTTCACCTACAAAGGCCTACGCATCTTCTACCAAG ATTCTGTCGGTGTGGTCGGAAGCCCTGAGATAGTTGTGCTTTTACATGGCTTTCCAACATCCAGCTATGACTGGTACAAG ATCTGGGAAGGGCTGACCCTGAGGTTCCATCGAGTGATCGCCCTTGATTTCTTAGGCTTTGGCTTCAGTGACAAGCCG AGACCACATCAGTACTCCATATTTGAGCAGGCCAGCATCGTAGAGTCCCTTCTGCGGCACCTGGGGCTCCAGAACCGCAGAATCAACCTGCTGTCTCACGATTATGGAGATATCGTTGCTCAGGAACTGCTGTACAG GTACAAGCAGAATCGATCTGGCCGGCTCACCATAAAGAGTCTCTGTCTGTCGAATGGAG GTATCTTTCCTGAGACGCATCGTCCTCTCCTTCTCCAAAAG CTCCTCAAAGACGGAGGTGTGCTTTCCCCCATCCTCACCAGGCTCATGAATTTCTTCGTGTTCTCTCGAGG TCTCACTCCAGTCTTTGGACCGTATACTCGACCCACTGAGAGTGAGCTGTGGGACATGTGGGCTGTGATTCGCAACAATGACGGCAACCTGGTCATCGACAG TCTTTTACAGTACATTAATCAAAGGAAGAAATTCAGAAGACGCTGGGTGGGAGCGCTTGCTTCTGTGTCCATCCCCA tTCATTTTATCTATGGGCCATTGGATCCTATAAATCCGTATCCAGAGTTTTTGGAGCTGTACAG TGTGGTGTGTCTGTAG
- the Mest gene encoding mesoderm-specific transcript protein isoform 1 (isoform 1 is encoded by transcript variant 1), with product MYVLEPRSSSLLKAMQMREWWVQVGLLAVPLLAAYLHIPPPQLSPALHSWKTSGKFFTYKGLRIFYQDSVGVVGSPEIVVLLHGFPTSSYDWYKIWEGLTLRFHRVIALDFLGFGFSDKPRPHQYSIFEQASIVESLLRHLGLQNRRINLLSHDYGDIVAQELLYRYKQNRSGRLTIKSLCLSNGGIFPETHRPLLLQKLLKDGGVLSPILTRLMNFFVFSRGLTPVFGPYTRPTESELWDMWAVIRNNDGNLVIDSLLQYINQRKKFRRRWVGALASVSIPIHFIYGPLDPINPYPEFLELYRKTLPRSTVSILDDHISHYPQLEDPMGFLNAYMGFINSF from the exons ATGTATGTGTTAGAACCCAGGAGCAGCTCTCTGCTTAAGGCCATGCA GATGAGAGAGTGGTGGGTCCAAGTAGGGCTCCTGGCTGTGCCCTTGCTGGCTGCGTACCTGCACATCCCGCCCCCTCAGCTCTCCCCTGCTCTGCACTCATGGAAGACTTCTGGCAAGTTTTTCACCTACAAAGGCCTACGCATCTTCTACCAAG ATTCTGTCGGTGTGGTCGGAAGCCCTGAGATAGTTGTGCTTTTACATGGCTTTCCAACATCCAGCTATGACTGGTACAAG ATCTGGGAAGGGCTGACCCTGAGGTTCCATCGAGTGATCGCCCTTGATTTCTTAGGCTTTGGCTTCAGTGACAAGCCG AGACCACATCAGTACTCCATATTTGAGCAGGCCAGCATCGTAGAGTCCCTTCTGCGGCACCTGGGGCTCCAGAACCGCAGAATCAACCTGCTGTCTCACGATTATGGAGATATCGTTGCTCAGGAACTGCTGTACAG GTACAAGCAGAATCGATCTGGCCGGCTCACCATAAAGAGTCTCTGTCTGTCGAATGGAG GTATCTTTCCTGAGACGCATCGTCCTCTCCTTCTCCAAAAG CTCCTCAAAGACGGAGGTGTGCTTTCCCCCATCCTCACCAGGCTCATGAATTTCTTCGTGTTCTCTCGAGG TCTCACTCCAGTCTTTGGACCGTATACTCGACCCACTGAGAGTGAGCTGTGGGACATGTGGGCTGTGATTCGCAACAATGACGGCAACCTGGTCATCGACAG TCTTTTACAGTACATTAATCAAAGGAAGAAATTCAGAAGACGCTGGGTGGGAGCGCTTGCTTCTGTGTCCATCCCCA tTCATTTTATCTATGGGCCATTGGATCCTATAAATCCGTATCCAGAGTTTTTGGAGCTGTACAG GAAAACGCTGCCGCGGTCCACAGTGTCGATTCTGGATGACCACATTAGCCACTACCCACAGCTAGAGGATCCCATGGGCTTCTTGAATGCATATATGGGCTTCATCAACTCCTTCTGA
- the Mest gene encoding mesoderm-specific transcript protein isoform 2 (isoform 2 is encoded by transcript variant 2), which translates to MVRRDRLRRMREWWVQVGLLAVPLLAAYLHIPPPQLSPALHSWKTSGKFFTYKGLRIFYQDSVGVVGSPEIVVLLHGFPTSSYDWYKIWEGLTLRFHRVIALDFLGFGFSDKPRPHQYSIFEQASIVESLLRHLGLQNRRINLLSHDYGDIVAQELLYRYKQNRSGRLTIKSLCLSNGGIFPETHRPLLLQKLLKDGGVLSPILTRLMNFFVFSRGLTPVFGPYTRPTESELWDMWAVIRNNDGNLVIDSLLQYINQRKKFRRRWVGALASVSIPIHFIYGPLDPINPYPEFLELYRKTLPRSTVSILDDHISHYPQLEDPMGFLNAYMGFINSF; encoded by the exons ATGGTGCGCCGAGATCGCTTGCGCAG GATGAGAGAGTGGTGGGTCCAAGTAGGGCTCCTGGCTGTGCCCTTGCTGGCTGCGTACCTGCACATCCCGCCCCCTCAGCTCTCCCCTGCTCTGCACTCATGGAAGACTTCTGGCAAGTTTTTCACCTACAAAGGCCTACGCATCTTCTACCAAG ATTCTGTCGGTGTGGTCGGAAGCCCTGAGATAGTTGTGCTTTTACATGGCTTTCCAACATCCAGCTATGACTGGTACAAG ATCTGGGAAGGGCTGACCCTGAGGTTCCATCGAGTGATCGCCCTTGATTTCTTAGGCTTTGGCTTCAGTGACAAGCCG AGACCACATCAGTACTCCATATTTGAGCAGGCCAGCATCGTAGAGTCCCTTCTGCGGCACCTGGGGCTCCAGAACCGCAGAATCAACCTGCTGTCTCACGATTATGGAGATATCGTTGCTCAGGAACTGCTGTACAG GTACAAGCAGAATCGATCTGGCCGGCTCACCATAAAGAGTCTCTGTCTGTCGAATGGAG GTATCTTTCCTGAGACGCATCGTCCTCTCCTTCTCCAAAAG CTCCTCAAAGACGGAGGTGTGCTTTCCCCCATCCTCACCAGGCTCATGAATTTCTTCGTGTTCTCTCGAGG TCTCACTCCAGTCTTTGGACCGTATACTCGACCCACTGAGAGTGAGCTGTGGGACATGTGGGCTGTGATTCGCAACAATGACGGCAACCTGGTCATCGACAG TCTTTTACAGTACATTAATCAAAGGAAGAAATTCAGAAGACGCTGGGTGGGAGCGCTTGCTTCTGTGTCCATCCCCA tTCATTTTATCTATGGGCCATTGGATCCTATAAATCCGTATCCAGAGTTTTTGGAGCTGTACAG GAAAACGCTGCCGCGGTCCACAGTGTCGATTCTGGATGACCACATTAGCCACTACCCACAGCTAGAGGATCCCATGGGCTTCTTGAATGCATATATGGGCTTCATCAACTCCTTCTGA
- the Mest gene encoding mesoderm-specific transcript protein isoform X2 — MVRRDRLRRMREWWVQVGLLAVPLLAAYLHIPPPQLSPALHSWKTSGKFFTYKGLRIFYQDSVGVVGSPEIVVLLHGFPTSSYDWYKIWEGLTLRFHRVIALDFLGFGFSDKPRPHQYSIFEQASIVESLLRHLGLQNRRINLLSHDYGDIVAQELLYRYKQNRSGRLTIKSLCLSNGGIFPETHRPLLLQKLLKDGGVLSPILTRLMNFFVFSRGLTPVFGPYTRPTESELWDMWAVIRNNDGNLVIDSLLQYINQRKKFRRRWVGALASVSIPIHFIYGPLDPINPYPEFLELYSVVCL; from the exons ATGGTGCGCCGAGATCGCTTGCGCAG GATGAGAGAGTGGTGGGTCCAAGTAGGGCTCCTGGCTGTGCCCTTGCTGGCTGCGTACCTGCACATCCCGCCCCCTCAGCTCTCCCCTGCTCTGCACTCATGGAAGACTTCTGGCAAGTTTTTCACCTACAAAGGCCTACGCATCTTCTACCAAG ATTCTGTCGGTGTGGTCGGAAGCCCTGAGATAGTTGTGCTTTTACATGGCTTTCCAACATCCAGCTATGACTGGTACAAG ATCTGGGAAGGGCTGACCCTGAGGTTCCATCGAGTGATCGCCCTTGATTTCTTAGGCTTTGGCTTCAGTGACAAGCCG AGACCACATCAGTACTCCATATTTGAGCAGGCCAGCATCGTAGAGTCCCTTCTGCGGCACCTGGGGCTCCAGAACCGCAGAATCAACCTGCTGTCTCACGATTATGGAGATATCGTTGCTCAGGAACTGCTGTACAG GTACAAGCAGAATCGATCTGGCCGGCTCACCATAAAGAGTCTCTGTCTGTCGAATGGAG GTATCTTTCCTGAGACGCATCGTCCTCTCCTTCTCCAAAAG CTCCTCAAAGACGGAGGTGTGCTTTCCCCCATCCTCACCAGGCTCATGAATTTCTTCGTGTTCTCTCGAGG TCTCACTCCAGTCTTTGGACCGTATACTCGACCCACTGAGAGTGAGCTGTGGGACATGTGGGCTGTGATTCGCAACAATGACGGCAACCTGGTCATCGACAG TCTTTTACAGTACATTAATCAAAGGAAGAAATTCAGAAGACGCTGGGTGGGAGCGCTTGCTTCTGTGTCCATCCCCA tTCATTTTATCTATGGGCCATTGGATCCTATAAATCCGTATCCAGAGTTTTTGGAGCTGTACAG TGTGGTGTGTCTGTAG